GAGGCTACTGAACGATACTCTGCTCTCTCATGGCCAATTCACTTGTATCAAAGGGAATACAAGCGAAATTTTATCCTTGGCTAAATTGACGacagaaaagatgaaaggAGTAGACGCCTTCACTGGGCAGCTAGATAAGGTAATGGTTGCTCAGGCTACGAGGGTAGTCGCCTACACTTACAAGACTGTGGCTGTCTGTACCGGTGAGTATGATTTCGTAGCGGACGGTACTTTCGGCGGGCGTTACTATCTGTCGTGCGGGCTAGGTATCTCTGCCAAAGACATACCATGCGTTGCGATCCACAACGGATCTATCCCTATCATGGGAGATATAACAGCCAGCGGTTGTTCGCTTGGCTCGACAATTGCGTGCTGCGTTGGCGGTGTGGCTCCAGAGTCCAATCTATTTGACGCGGTCGTCACAGCTGTGGTACTGTACAAAACGGCAGGCAAACTAGCCTCAACTCGTTGCCAGGGCAATGGTTCTTTCAATGtacagcttcttgatgccCTTTATCAGCTATTCCATGAAAACTGCCCAGCGACCTGGTCAACTAGCCTTGAAAGGCTCTCTTAACGTATTTACAAATGATTTAGATACAGAATGTGTATTCAGTAGATTTTGAAATAACGAGAAAAGGTTTAATGCGGTAAAAACTTATCCTGCTCCCTTAGTTCGTGTACGAGAGTTTACTTCTATTACTTGGCAAAGTGTTTGAATCCTTGTCCATGGCCTCATACTTTTCTGCCacctttctcttcaactcAGCTTCCTGCTCTGGAGTTAATACTGTCACCGACTCATTGGGTGGCACAAATTTGAAATTACCCATTGCAAAGTCTCTATCAGATAGTCTGCTCAGGACGTACAGTTGGGAACGAATGTACCTTACAACAGCTTCCAAATGAACCATATCGATGTTCTTCCTGCCGCTGAAAAGGTTTCTCCACACAGCGGCCGCAAGAGTAGCATCGTCTGTATAGAAGCCCTCATCATAAGCGAACACGGCACCACGCATCTGAGTATTGAAGTCCTTCAAATACTGGTCCGCTATCCTACCTGAGTTAACATTCATTTCCTCAAACAGTCTCATTTCGATATCAGCAAAGGTCCTGTCGACCAACTTCTGTTGGTAGTTGCGGCCATATTTGAAGGGCATTGCACGCATACGAACAAACAGAATCCattcatgaagaagagtAATTTGGAACCATTGCGAAAAGGTTCGAGGAAGCTTTAAATCCTCGTAGAAGAATTTCGCCGTGTCAGAAAGCTTTTCGCCTTCATACTGCAACGCCTGTTCTTTACAAAGCGTGTAATAGTAAAAGCCTGCTACAGGCCCTGCTCTTACTTTGTCCATATCCAATCTAAAAGTCTTGATAAATAGTTCACCGAGTGCTTCTTTCCACTTGGGCAGTTCGTAATTTCTGGATTCGTATTTTGATTCCGCCACGATTTTGGTCTTTGGTGCCTTAACAGATGCATTATTACTGAAATCCAACGGTTCGGACCTCATATGAGACTGCTTGGCCACTGCTTCTGGGGATTCAAGCTCGGTTGCCTTGTCTGCCTTGTACAGCGGTGAAGCCGACCAAAATAGGCGGGCTCTGTTTTGTAAGTGACATATCTCAAAGGACCGACTCAATTGACTCTTAACTAGACGACTAGACATCATATCGGACCAACACAAGACGGTTCCGTTTCAAATACTACTGTCAACTGTGGTAAACTTCTTTAACCTACTAAAAAATGTCACACATACTTAAGTCAGGGCGACAGCGTCAGTAAATCAAATATTTATAATATTTACAACCAACAAAAAGGACTACTTCTTTTCCGCCTGACAGTCGCAATGGGAGTTGGTGTCGATTGAAATGGTCTTTCAGTTGGCGACAGCAGCCGTCGTTGTCCTTGAGGTCTGACTGATGATCTGTTTCAGCTTTTCGTCGACAGAATCAGCAATAGGCTCTTTTGTGCTGCCAGCGGCGTTCTTGCGCAGTGAGGTGCCATAGTATCGTATGGCCAGGTCGTTTTTCCACTGTACTACATTCTCTATTGCGTTGAAATGTCTGTGGTTAAGCAAATCGGTCAATATTCTGGCCTGTCTGGCAAGCTTCAGATCGAGTACATTGTTGAGACGTTTCCTTTCGGTGCGAGCTTGCACTCTTGAGCCTGGCCCAGGTTCATTCTCTGTCAGCTGCCTCCGCTCGAGTAACAGATCTCTACGCTCCTCCAATTCCTTTACCTTGTCGGCTATCTGCCTCGTCTGGGAGCAGTCGTCTAATTTCATGATTTCGTCCGCGATGGTTTCCAGttcctcctcatctttcaacGCGGATTCTTCATCCAGTTCATTATTTTCCTGAGCACTCTCGTTTCTCTCTGACAAATATTTTAACTCTGATTCCGACAGTTTGCTCTCTTCGAACTCTCGGAAAAGTTTACTTTCCACCTCATCATACTGGTAGAAGGAGATCTGTTCTTCCCGTACTTTATAGGCTTCTTGTACCTCTTTCTCGAGGGTCCCGAGCTGTCTGAGGAGATCGTGTTCACGGCGGCCCCACGTATCCAACCAGTCGCCAAGGCGCCGGAGATCTTCCACCCGATCTACTGAGTACCACTCAGTGTCGGAAAGGAGAAGACACTTTGGTGTCTCATCGATTACCTTTTTCTGAATCGGCATGAGGTCAATTAGAGTATTAGCGAGACCATCTTTATCGACTAATTGAGTTTCACTACCTTTTTCACTGTATATGTAAGAGCCGTCATCTTTCATCGAAATGTGGAAAACTTCTTCGGTGGCCCTCTCCTTGC
The sequence above is drawn from the Torulaspora globosa chromosome 5, complete sequence genome and encodes:
- the CBP3 gene encoding Cbp3p (ancestral locus Anc_6.232); this translates as MMSSRLVKSQLSRSFEICHLQNRARLFWSASPLYKADKATELESPEAVAKQSHMRSEPLDFSNNASVKAPKTKIVAESKYESRNYELPKWKEALGELFIKTFRLDMDKVRAGPVAGFYYYTLCKEQALQYEGEKLSDTAKFFYEDLKLPRTFSQWFQITLLHEWILFVRMRAMPFKYGRNYQQKLVDRTFADIEMRLFEEMNVNSGRIADQYLKDFNTQMRGAVFAYDEGFYTDDATLAAAVWRNLFSGRKNIDMVHLEAVVRYIRSQLYVLSRLSDRDFAMGNFKFVPPNESVTVLTPEQEAELKRKVAEKYEAMDKDSNTLPSNRSKLSYTN